One genomic region from Nocardia vinacea encodes:
- a CDS encoding cytochrome P450, whose product MFDDAVAGDVRDPYPELARARQTNPVQRLDTSNMPHADNQAVFFVYGYDDILEVLRDGAKFSSGHIIDMLLGDIMGKHIMLGMDDPEHRRYRGLVSTAFRQKALARWETELVGPVADELIDGFADRGRAELVKEFTFPFPTKVIAGMLGLPREDYKQFQRWSIAILSFHTQRELAVAASQEVKEYLAIILDERRRSPREDLISDLARAELDGERLTDEEIFSFLRLLLPAGVETTYRSTGNMLMALLSRPAELEAIRTNRALVPRAIEEVLRYETPLLNITRLATQDTVLSGVPIPAGSTVMLMLAAANRDENRWPDPDRLDIVRASRPHMSFGQGAHLCLGIHLARTEMRVALNRLLDRLPDLRLDPDGDDPHIRGQVFRSPTTLPVLFG is encoded by the coding sequence GTGTTCGACGATGCCGTCGCGGGCGATGTCCGTGACCCGTACCCGGAGCTGGCCCGCGCCAGGCAAACCAATCCGGTGCAGCGGCTGGACACATCGAACATGCCGCACGCCGACAATCAGGCGGTGTTCTTCGTCTACGGCTACGACGACATACTCGAGGTGCTGCGCGACGGGGCGAAGTTCTCTTCCGGGCACATCATCGACATGCTGCTCGGCGACATCATGGGCAAGCACATCATGCTCGGAATGGACGATCCCGAACATCGTCGCTACCGCGGGCTGGTATCGACCGCGTTCCGGCAGAAAGCGTTGGCGCGCTGGGAAACCGAACTCGTCGGCCCCGTCGCCGACGAACTCATCGATGGCTTCGCCGACCGCGGACGAGCCGAGCTGGTCAAGGAATTCACCTTCCCGTTCCCGACGAAGGTGATCGCGGGCATGCTCGGGCTGCCGCGTGAGGATTACAAGCAGTTCCAGCGCTGGTCGATCGCCATTCTCAGCTTCCACACCCAGCGCGAGCTGGCCGTCGCGGCCTCACAGGAGGTCAAGGAATACCTCGCCATAATTCTCGACGAGCGGCGCCGGTCTCCGCGGGAGGATTTGATCAGCGATCTGGCCCGCGCTGAGCTGGACGGCGAGCGCCTGACCGACGAAGAGATCTTCTCGTTCCTGCGACTGCTGTTGCCCGCCGGTGTCGAGACGACCTACCGCTCTACCGGGAACATGCTGATGGCACTGCTGTCGCGCCCGGCCGAACTCGAAGCGATCCGCACCAATCGCGCGCTCGTGCCACGGGCGATCGAGGAGGTGCTGCGGTATGAGACCCCATTGCTGAACATCACTCGATTGGCCACCCAGGACACCGTGCTGTCAGGTGTTCCCATCCCGGCAGGGTCGACGGTCATGCTCATGCTCGCCGCGGCCAATCGGGACGAGAACCGCTGGCCGGACCCGGACCGCCTCGATATCGTCCGCGCCTCGCGGCCGCATATGTCGTTCGGTCAGGGCGCACATCTGTGCCTCGGAATTCACTTGGCGCGCACGGAAATGCGCGTGGCGCTCAATCGGTTG